From the genome of Phreatobacter cathodiphilus, one region includes:
- the dnaG gene encoding DNA primase has translation MRFPPSFLDEIRQRLPVSEVVGKRVKLKKQGREWRGLSPFNAEKTPSFYVNDQKGFYHCFSSGKHGDQFRFLMETEGVSFPEAVERLAGEAGLALPKVSVEEVQRAEKAKTLYDVMELAAKFFEAQLQDRAGAKARGYLAGRELRAPTQVKFRMGYAPGARFALKEHLGAKGVSVADMIATGLLVHGDDIPVPYDRFRDRVMFPITDLRGRVVAFGGRALEKDVPAKYLNSPETDLFHKGSLLYNAFSAREAAHKSGRVIAVEGYVDVIAMVMAGFGETVAPLGTALTEGQLDLLWKMAPEPVLLFDGDKAGRRAAYRAIDIALPLLKPGRSLLFAALPEGQDPDDLIRSSGREAMDAVLAQAQPLASMLWQRETEAGVFGTPEKRAALEARFAEVVSTIGDENVRRHYRDDVFGRLSDLFRPMQRERRGGGQGGGARGGGRGFSPFAVPDHRPSPALASSALVRGPRAALPMREALILTALLNHPWLIDGQEEDIAALDLRHPQAETLKAALLDVHAQGVEGEEEAYRTALAADGHGALVDQVRASVSTGAVWGAMPGAAKSDVEVTFGQLLALHRKKQALIKEIRDAERAFGDDPTEANEHWLLDAKRREAELVGTEALVEGFGAQSGRGGRSA, from the coding sequence ATGCGCTTCCCCCCATCGTTCCTGGACGAGATCCGGCAACGCCTCCCGGTGTCGGAGGTGGTGGGAAAGCGCGTCAAGCTGAAGAAGCAGGGCCGCGAGTGGCGCGGCCTGTCGCCCTTCAACGCCGAGAAGACGCCGTCCTTCTACGTCAACGACCAGAAGGGCTTCTACCACTGCTTCTCCTCCGGCAAGCACGGCGACCAGTTCCGCTTCCTGATGGAGACGGAAGGGGTGAGCTTCCCCGAGGCCGTGGAGCGGCTGGCGGGGGAGGCGGGCCTCGCCCTGCCGAAGGTCTCGGTGGAGGAGGTGCAGCGCGCCGAGAAGGCCAAGACCCTCTACGACGTCATGGAGCTCGCGGCGAAGTTCTTCGAGGCACAGTTGCAGGACCGCGCCGGCGCCAAGGCCCGCGGCTACCTCGCCGGCCGCGAGCTGCGCGCGCCGACCCAGGTGAAGTTCCGCATGGGCTATGCGCCCGGCGCGCGCTTCGCCCTGAAGGAGCATCTCGGCGCCAAGGGTGTCTCCGTCGCCGACATGATCGCGACGGGGCTGCTGGTGCACGGCGACGACATTCCCGTGCCCTACGACCGGTTCCGCGACCGCGTCATGTTCCCCATCACCGACCTGCGCGGCCGGGTGGTGGCCTTCGGCGGCCGGGCGCTGGAAAAGGACGTGCCGGCGAAATATCTGAACTCGCCGGAGACCGACCTCTTCCACAAGGGGTCGCTGCTCTACAACGCCTTTTCCGCGCGCGAGGCCGCGCACAAGAGCGGCCGCGTCATCGCCGTCGAGGGCTATGTCGACGTCATCGCCATGGTGATGGCCGGCTTCGGCGAGACGGTCGCCCCGCTCGGAACGGCGCTGACCGAGGGCCAGCTCGACCTGTTGTGGAAGATGGCGCCGGAGCCGGTGCTGCTCTTCGACGGCGACAAGGCGGGCCGGCGCGCCGCCTACCGTGCCATCGACATCGCCCTGCCGCTGCTGAAGCCCGGCCGCAGCCTGCTCTTCGCCGCCCTCCCCGAGGGCCAGGACCCGGACGACCTCATCCGCTCCTCCGGCCGCGAGGCGATGGACGCGGTGCTGGCGCAGGCCCAGCCGCTGGCGAGCATGCTGTGGCAGCGCGAGACCGAGGCCGGCGTCTTCGGCACGCCGGAGAAGCGCGCGGCGCTGGAAGCCCGCTTCGCCGAGGTGGTGTCGACGATCGGCGACGAGAACGTGCGCCGGCATTACCGCGACGACGTGTTCGGCCGGCTCTCGGACCTGTTCCGGCCGATGCAGCGCGAACGGCGCGGCGGCGGGCAGGGGGGCGGTGCCAGGGGCGGCGGGCGCGGTTTCTCGCCCTTCGCCGTGCCGGACCACCGGCCTTCGCCGGCGCTCGCCTCCAGCGCGCTGGTCAGGGGGCCGCGCGCCGCCCTGCCGATGCGCGAAGCGCTGATCCTCACGGCCCTCCTCAACCATCCCTGGCTGATCGACGGGCAGGAGGAGGACATCGCCGCCCTGGACCTGCGCCACCCGCAGGCGGAGACGCTGAAGGCGGCCTTGCTCGACGTCCACGCCCAGGGCGTCGAGGGGGAGGAGGAGGCCTATCGCACGGCGCTGGCGGCGGACGGGCACGGGGCGTTGGTCGATCAGGTCCGCGCCTCGGTGTCGACGGGGGCGGTCTGGGGCGCCATGCCGGGGGCGGCAAAAAGCGACGTCGAGGTGACGTTCGGCCAGCTCTTGGCCTTGCATCGCAAGAAGCAAGCGCTAATTAAGGAAATCCGGGATGCCGAGCGAGCCTTCGGCGACGACCCGACCGAAGCAAACGAACACTGGCTCCTGGACGCCAAGCGGCGGGAGGCGGAGCTCGTGGGGACCGAGGCCCTGGTGGAGGGTTTCGGCGCGCAATCCGGGCGGGGAGGTCGCAGCGCTTGA
- a CDS encoding molybdenum cofactor biosynthesis protein MoaE → MTVRVQREDFDLGAEVKRLTAGRVDVGAVATFTGLCRGRTGSDTVGAMTLETYEAMALAELQRIEEEARGRWPLADVLVVHRYGRMEPGDNIVLVVALSEHRQAAFAAAEFIMDFLKTRAPFWKFEETGGEGGWVAAKDVDDAAADRWSQD, encoded by the coding sequence ATGACGGTCAGGGTCCAGCGCGAGGATTTCGACCTCGGCGCCGAGGTGAAGCGGCTGACGGCCGGGCGCGTCGACGTCGGCGCCGTCGCGACCTTTACCGGCCTGTGCCGTGGCCGGACCGGCTCGGACACCGTCGGGGCGATGACGCTCGAGACCTACGAGGCGATGGCGCTCGCCGAGTTGCAGCGGATCGAGGAGGAGGCACGTGGCCGCTGGCCGCTGGCCGACGTCCTGGTGGTCCATCGCTACGGCCGCATGGAGCCGGGCGACAACATCGTGCTGGTGGTGGCGCTGTCGGAGCACCGGCAGGCCGCCTTCGCCGCCGCGGAGTTCATCATGGATTTCCTGAAGACGCGGGCGCCGTTCTGGAAGTTCGAGGAGACGGGCGGGGAGGGCGGCTGGGTCGCCGCCAAGGACGTCGACGACGCGGCGGCCGACCGCTGGTCGCAGGACTGA
- a CDS encoding glutathione S-transferase family protein, with protein sequence MTLVLHAMQRSANCYKVRLLLAHLGLPFVLKDVDILRGDTRTPTFLAMNPLGRVPVVQLGATTVLVESNAILMYLGEGTDFVPYDKVERAVMMQWLFFEQNAHHPSIGEARFWMSLVPGGRELKRDLIDDWMERAEAALSRMETQLATTPYIAGHRLTLADLALYANTHLAHEADLDLALFPAVRDWTGRIAALPGHVGMDWRPAPLQAAGAP encoded by the coding sequence ATGACCCTCGTCCTCCACGCCATGCAGCGGTCCGCCAATTGCTACAAGGTGCGCCTTCTCCTGGCGCATCTCGGGCTGCCTTTCGTGCTGAAGGACGTGGACATCCTGCGTGGCGACACGCGCACGCCCACCTTCCTGGCGATGAACCCTCTCGGGCGCGTCCCCGTGGTCCAGCTCGGCGCCACGACCGTCCTTGTCGAATCCAACGCCATCCTCATGTATCTCGGCGAGGGGACGGATTTCGTGCCCTATGACAAGGTCGAGCGCGCCGTGATGATGCAATGGCTGTTCTTCGAGCAGAACGCCCATCACCCCTCCATCGGCGAGGCGCGCTTCTGGATGTCGCTGGTGCCGGGCGGGCGCGAGCTGAAGCGCGACCTCATCGACGACTGGATGGAGCGGGCGGAGGCGGCGCTGTCGCGCATGGAGACGCAACTGGCGACGACGCCCTACATCGCCGGCCACCGCCTGACGCTGGCGGACCTCGCGCTCTACGCCAACACCCATCTCGCCCACGAGGCTGACCTCGACCTCGCGCTGTTCCCGGCGGTGCGCGACTGGACGGGGCGGATCGCCGCGCTTCCCGGCCATGTCGGCATGGACTGGCGACCGGCGCCGCTCCAGGCAGCGGGTGCCCCATGA
- a CDS encoding glycosyltransferase family 2 protein: MDDLARRLAVEAARPSVAVLLPCYNEAATIAATVGAFRAALPEATVYVYDNNSTDGTAEAAGAAGAVVRHEPFQGKGNVVRRMFADVDADIYVMADGDMTYDPTAAPGLVDLLLRDQLDMVVGARVDSEEAAYRRGHRFGNALFNRITTAMFGSPFKDIFSGYRVFSRRFAKSFPASSSGFEIEAELTVHAIDLKLRTGEVPLPYGKRPENSHSKLKTYRDGARILWTLVNMYRAVQPLRFYGLIAGVLALASLGLAAPIVQTYLETGLVPRFPTAILSAAVMQLAFLMLVCGLVVDAVSGGRREMKRMRYLDLPALSCEPAAARRPGG, encoded by the coding sequence ATCGACGATCTCGCCCGCCGTCTCGCGGTCGAGGCGGCACGGCCCTCCGTCGCCGTCCTGCTGCCCTGCTACAACGAGGCGGCGACGATCGCCGCCACGGTCGGCGCCTTTCGTGCCGCGCTGCCCGAGGCGACCGTCTACGTCTACGACAACAACTCCACCGACGGCACGGCGGAGGCCGCGGGCGCCGCCGGCGCCGTGGTCCGCCACGAGCCGTTCCAGGGCAAGGGCAACGTCGTCAGGCGCATGTTCGCCGACGTCGACGCCGACATCTACGTCATGGCCGACGGCGACATGACCTATGACCCGACGGCGGCGCCCGGCCTCGTCGACCTGCTCCTCCGCGACCAGCTCGACATGGTGGTCGGCGCGCGCGTCGACAGCGAGGAGGCGGCCTACCGGCGCGGCCACCGCTTCGGCAACGCCCTGTTCAACCGCATCACGACCGCGATGTTCGGCTCGCCCTTCAAGGACATCTTCTCCGGCTACCGGGTCTTCTCGCGCCGCTTCGCCAAGTCCTTCCCCGCCTCGTCTTCCGGCTTCGAGATCGAGGCCGAGCTCACCGTCCACGCCATCGATCTGAAGCTGCGCACCGGCGAGGTGCCGCTGCCCTACGGCAAGCGCCCGGAGAACTCGCATTCCAAGCTGAAGACCTACCGGGACGGCGCCCGCATCCTCTGGACGCTGGTCAACATGTACCGTGCGGTGCAGCCGCTGCGTTTCTACGGCCTGATCGCCGGCGTGCTGGCCCTCGCGAGCCTCGGCCTCGCCGCGCCCATCGTCCAGACCTATCTCGAGACCGGCCTGGTGCCGCGCTTTCCCACCGCCATCCTGTCGGCGGCGGTGATGCAACTGGCCTTCCTCATGCTGGTCTGCGGCCTCGTCGTCGACGCCGTGTCGGGCGGACGGCGGGAGATGAAACGGATGCGATATCTCGACCTGCCGGCGCTCTCCTGCGAGCCGGCCGCGGCCCGGCGTCCCGGCGGCTGA
- a CDS encoding glycosyltransferase family 87 protein — translation MLASLRSGDWLTEERARVYALMIALFGAVSLAFIWTTGGPMTDRFGRPIATDFSGMWTAGRMLLGGDPLGLFDPETHFAFQRQVFANPDVDVYGWHYPPFFLAVAALMGSVPYVPALIAWQASTFALYLAAVRAIAPPHRALLAVAVGFPAVFVTLGHGHNAFLTAGLLGFGLLLLPTRPVVAGICIGLLAYKPQFGLVLPVAMVLGWHVRAVVAAGATVLAMAAGVTLWLGPEVWTAFLKGAVFTREVILEQGITGWAKIQSTFSALRSFGAPLPLAYGAQFAVTGLVVATLALAALRRADHRLLAAMTATGALLATPYCLDYDMTILAVAVAFTAAHGAEKGFGPYEKSLLAGVWLLPLVARPGMMVTGIPIGVLVMALFFGVLAHRALGADLLRLSARWSPARG, via the coding sequence ATGCTGGCCTCCCTCCGCAGCGGCGACTGGCTTACCGAAGAGCGCGCACGCGTCTATGCGCTGATGATCGCGCTGTTCGGCGCCGTCTCGCTCGCCTTCATCTGGACGACCGGTGGGCCGATGACGGACCGGTTCGGCCGGCCGATCGCGACCGATTTCTCGGGCATGTGGACGGCGGGGCGGATGCTGCTCGGCGGCGACCCGCTCGGTCTGTTCGATCCGGAAACTCACTTCGCCTTCCAGCGGCAGGTCTTCGCCAACCCCGATGTCGACGTCTACGGCTGGCACTATCCGCCCTTCTTCCTCGCGGTCGCGGCGCTGATGGGGTCCGTGCCCTATGTGCCGGCCCTGATCGCCTGGCAGGCCTCGACCTTCGCGCTCTATCTCGCGGCGGTGAGGGCCATCGCCCCGCCGCACCGGGCGCTGCTGGCCGTCGCCGTCGGCTTCCCGGCCGTCTTCGTCACGCTGGGGCACGGCCACAACGCCTTCCTCACCGCCGGCCTGCTCGGCTTCGGCCTGCTTCTCCTGCCGACCCGCCCGGTCGTCGCCGGAATCTGCATCGGCCTCCTCGCCTACAAGCCGCAGTTCGGCCTCGTGCTGCCGGTCGCCATGGTGCTCGGCTGGCATGTCCGGGCCGTTGTCGCGGCGGGCGCCACGGTCCTCGCCATGGCCGCGGGCGTCACGCTCTGGCTCGGCCCGGAGGTCTGGACGGCGTTCCTGAAGGGCGCCGTCTTCACCCGCGAGGTCATTCTCGAACAGGGCATCACCGGCTGGGCCAAGATCCAGTCGACCTTCTCGGCCCTGCGGTCCTTCGGCGCGCCGCTGCCGCTCGCCTACGGCGCGCAGTTCGCCGTCACCGGGCTCGTCGTCGCGACCCTGGCGCTCGCCGCCTTGCGGCGGGCCGACCACCGCCTGCTCGCCGCCATGACCGCCACCGGCGCGCTGCTCGCGACGCCCTATTGCCTCGACTACGACATGACGATCCTCGCGGTCGCCGTGGCCTTCACCGCCGCCCACGGCGCGGAAAAGGGCTTCGGCCCTTACGAGAAGAGCCTCCTCGCCGGGGTCTGGCTGCTGCCGCTCGTCGCCCGGCCGGGCATGATGGTGACCGGCATCCCGATCGGCGTCCTGGTCATGGCCCTGTTCTTCGGCGTCCTCGCCCATCGGGCGCTCGGCGCCGACCTCCTCCGCCTCTCCGCCCGCTGGAGCCCCGCCCGTGGCTGA